The genomic region CGCCATTGCAAGAACAAGAATTATGTTGATTAATTCATTCAACACCACAGACACATAGTATTGTACAAGAAAATCTAACATCATCTGCAATGTATTCTGGTAATGTGCAAGGAACAGGGCCACGTTATTGTCCAAGTTTTGAAGATAAAATTGTTCGTTTTGTTGATAAACCACGTCATCAAATTTTTTTAGAACCAGAATCAAAAAGTTTAAACACAATTTATGTTCAAGGCTTTTCAACTTCAATGCCAATTGATGTTCAAGAAAAAATGCTGCGTTCATTACCAGGATTTGAAAATGTTGAGGTTTTAAAATGAGCTTATGCAATTGAATATGATGCCATTGTGCCAACCCAATTAAAACATACCTTAGAAACAAAAAAGATTAATAATTTATATACCGCGGGACAAATTAATGGAACTAGTGGTTATGAAGAAGCGGCTAGTCAAGGTCTAATGGCGGGGATTAATGCTGTTTTAAGTATTGACCACAAAGAACCATTTATTTTACGCCGTGATCAAGCATATATTGGGGTTCTAATTGATGACTTAATTACAAAAGGAACACAAGAACCATATCGTTTGTTAACTTCTCGTGCAGAATATCGCTTATTGTTACGAAATGATAATGCTGAAGAACGTTTAAAAAAATATGCAAATCAATTTGGATTAATTGACCAAGAAAGTTGAGAAGAATATCAAGTTAATGTGCAAAACTATAATGCGGTCATTCAATTATTAAAAGAAACTTTTTTTATGGCGAAATCACCCTTAATTCAGAAATTAAATGAATTAGGTCTTGCAAATATTACTGAACGAATTTCTGCTTATAATTTATTAAAACGACCAAATATTGAGTTAAAATATTTAGAGGAGGAGTTACCACCATTAAATAATTTAAAATCATTTTTAAAACAAAATTTATTAATTAATATTCGCTTTAAGGGATATATTAAAAAAGAACAAAAAATTGCTTTAAAAACAATTAAGTTGGAAAAAAAATTAATCCCATTTAATTTAAATTATGATTTAGTCGATAACTTAGCTCTTGAAGCCCGCGAAAAATTTAAACAAATTCGACCAATTTCAATTGGCCAAGCAAATCGAATTTCAGGGATTAATCCAGCTGATATTCAAATGCTGTTAATTCATTTAAAAAAGATGGAATTTGATGCAAATAGATAAGAGGATGAAGAATGAAATTATATAATACTTTGACACGTAATTTTACTGATTATGGTCAAACAAAGAAAGTTAATATTTATGGTTGTGGGCCAACAGTTTATAATTATATTCATATTGGGAATTCCCGCACAATTATTACCGTTGATTTGTTAGTTAGTTTTTTACAATTCCAACAAATTGAGGTTAATTATATTCAAAATTATACCGATATTGATGACAAAATTATCAACAAAGCAACAACAGAGGAGAAAACAGAGCAACAAATTGCCGAATTTTATATTAAGGCTTTTGAAGAAGATGTTTTTAACTTAAATATTAAAACACCAACAAAACGCGTCCGGGTAACAGAACATATTAAAGATATTATTACTTTTATCCAGAAATTAGTTAAAATTGATGCTGCCTATGAAGTTAATGGTAATGTCTATTTTAATATTGCCAATTATCAAACAGAATATGGGAAATTAGCAAATAAAAAATTAGCCGAATTAGCTGTTAATGCTCGGATTGACCATGATGCTAATAAACATAGTCAATATGATTTTGCGTTATGAAAACAACCAACAGAAGGTATTTCATTTCCCTTTTATGATCAAAAAGGCAAATTATATCAAGGCCGCCCTGGCTGACATACCGAATGTGTTGTCTTGATTGATCAATTTTTTCATAAAGAAAAAATTGATATTCATGCCGGTGGAATTGATTTAGTTTTTCCCCATCATGAAAATGAACGAATTCAATTTCTAGCTAAAAATAAAGCCGAGATTGCAAAAATTTGAATGCATAATGGGCATTTAAATGTTGCGGATGAAAAAATGAGTAAATCATTAAACAATACTATTTTAGTTCATGATTTTATTAAATTATATGGGGCAAATACATTGCGTTATTTGTTATATACAACCAATTATACCCAGCCATTAAATGTCACAGAAAGCTTAATTAGTAGTGCTCAAGGTGAAACAGGAAAGATTTTTAAAGT from Spiroplasma endosymbiont of Polydrusus cervinus harbors:
- the mnmG gene encoding tRNA uridine-5-carboxymethylaminomethyl(34) synthesis enzyme MnmG translates to MMKKYDVIVIGAGHAGVEASLAAARMQKKTLLITLHKDKIALMPCNPSIGGPAKGIVVREIDAIGGEMAKAADATTLQMKLLNSSRGPAVWAVRAQSDKIKYAKYMQTVIEKQDNLDLYEGAVQELLVDDNNCYGVILKDQTQFLAKKVILTTGTYMQSLVLQGMTKKVEGPAGDVTTAGLSTQLKHLGFELFRLKTGTPARVLNTSIDYTKAQEEPGSNLPLAFSYSTKTFTPLQEQELCWLIHSTPQTHSIVQENLTSSAMYSGNVQGTGPRYCPSFEDKIVRFVDKPRHQIFLEPESKSLNTIYVQGFSTSMPIDVQEKMLRSLPGFENVEVLKWAYAIEYDAIVPTQLKHTLETKKINNLYTAGQINGTSGYEEAASQGLMAGINAVLSIDHKEPFILRRDQAYIGVLIDDLITKGTQEPYRLLTSRAEYRLLLRNDNAEERLKKYANQFGLIDQESWEEYQVNVQNYNAVIQLLKETFFMAKSPLIQKLNELGLANITERISAYNLLKRPNIELKYLEEELPPLNNLKSFLKQNLLINIRFKGYIKKEQKIALKTIKLEKKLIPFNLNYDLVDNLALEAREKFKQIRPISIGQANRISGINPADIQMLLIHLKKMEFDANR
- the cysS gene encoding cysteine--tRNA ligase codes for the protein MKLYNTLTRNFTDYGQTKKVNIYGCGPTVYNYIHIGNSRTIITVDLLVSFLQFQQIEVNYIQNYTDIDDKIINKATTEEKTEQQIAEFYIKAFEEDVFNLNIKTPTKRVRVTEHIKDIITFIQKLVKIDAAYEVNGNVYFNIANYQTEYGKLANKKLAELAVNARIDHDANKHSQYDFALWKQPTEGISFPFYDQKGKLYQGRPGWHTECVVLIDQFFHKEKIDIHAGGIDLVFPHHENERIQFLAKNKAEIAKIWMHNGHLNVADEKMSKSLNNTILVHDFIKLYGANTLRYLLYTTNYTQPLNVTESLISSAQGETGKIFKVLKAMNLYLAEYDLNYNLTKHGENIKKVLAELGNNLNSPNILTIISKMIKIINGQLRDKKLDLQLASDFYNIIFNIMNFNFNLPMISGEIRWYLLEWIKSKNNKDFVKADELRKVLLEKDIL